The Nocardia sp. NBC_00508 nucleotide sequence ACTTGGCGATCGCGTTCTTGGACTGCTCCGCGGCCGGACCCGACCAAGCTTGGGCGATGGAGGTCTGGATGGAGCGGGCGAAGGTTTCGACGCCCTGCTCCCATTGGTTGCGGGCCTTCCAGTACTTGTCGGCTTGGGTGAACGCGTCGCCGCTATCGAGCGGCTTGAACGTGTCATTGATCCGTGAGTGTTCCCAGCTGTCCGCGTGCTCGCCGCCGTTCGGGATGCGCTTGCTCTCGTAGCCGCTCATTTGTTTGTTCCGTCCGGGAGCGCATACGGCCCGAACCGAAGTCCGACGGGTGGGCGCTCGGGCAGTGTGGTGTTGAGCCTGTTGAAGTCCGCAGCAAAGTTGCTGTCTGCCTGCATCATTCGATCCCGAACGATCCGGTGTACATCTTGGATGTCCTCGACGATGCGATAGTGATCTTCCATGATCTGATGAACGCTGTTCCGATCCTCGGCTCCGCGAGCCTTCGTCTTGAATCTATCGACCAACGTGGATGCGGACACCATATCGCCGCTGGATTCGCCCAAGCCCCAATGCTCCTGCTGAGAAACAGCATCCATGGAGCGTTGGATCTTGCGAATCTCGATTTTGAAGAATTCGCAGTCACGGTCTATGTAGATAAAGTCCTCTGGGGACATCTGGATACCTAACTGCCCCTCCCGCGCCGCGCTCAAAATGTTCGCCATCGGCCGAGGCGGCTGCGCGTTGTCGTCACCCATGTGCTACTCCCTCCCGGTGAGTTCGATCGCTTCAGCGTATTTCAAACAGTGGCAGGCATCGTCGGCACTACCTTCTCCGCCAAGGTCTTCGCGAGTGCGCAGGTGTCGAGTTGGCCGGTCTTACGATTCGACGGAGGATTGCTGAGGAAGAATTCGAGGCTTCCGCCTTTCATCTCCACGTTGATGGTGCACACGGCGTCGGGATGTTCTTCGACCTGCCGCGTAGAGATCGCACGGCGATTGTTGATGGTGTATTCGCGGGTGTCAGCGAACTTCTTGTCGCGCACCATGTCTACGGTGAGGTTCGTTGTGCGAATGAAGGGTGCGTATCCATCGGTTTGTACCCATCCGCAGCCGCGCCATCTGATTCCTCCCGATGCTTTGGAGTCGTCTGTGTCCTTGCTGCGCAGATTTTCGGAGTCGAGCACGCTTTGGGGGATGTCGGTGCAGGGGTCGTAGCCGGTGGGCACGTCAGGGGCGACGCTCTGGTTGGCGGAGGAAGCGCCAGTTGGCGCGGCGTTGTCATCGGTCGAGGAACCGCAGCCTGTCAGAACGAGCGCGGCACCGGTGGTGAGGATGGTCAGTCGCCGCGAATTCCGCCTTGATGTCATGGGTTCCCCTCGTACACCGGTGTGCTGTTCCTGGCCTCTCCAGGGCCGGACCGGCTCCTCCGCCCCCTTCAATCAAGGTTGACGCTACCGGGGGGTTTACCTCCGGTGCAAGCGATCTGGTATGCATCGCCCGTCCTAGCCGCCGGTTCAAGCGAGCGCCCCGGAACCGCCGGTGACGGAGGAGCCGGGGCTGTGGTCGAGCAGCTTTGGTTGGGATTATGACCGGTCGAGTTCGCCGCTGCTTATGCAGGCAGTGAACGAGTCCCAGTCGCTAGGTGCGAACACGATAGCCGGGCCGGTCG carries:
- a CDS encoding DUF3558 domain-containing protein produces the protein MTSRRNSRRLTILTTGAALVLTGCGSSTDDNAAPTGASSANQSVAPDVPTGYDPCTDIPQSVLDSENLRSKDTDDSKASGGIRWRGCGWVQTDGYAPFIRTTNLTVDMVRDKKFADTREYTINNRRAISTRQVEEHPDAVCTINVEMKGGSLEFFLSNPPSNRKTGQLDTCALAKTLAEKVVPTMPATV